A region from the Arcanobacterium buesumense genome encodes:
- the treZ gene encoding malto-oligosyltrehalose trehalohydrolase, which produces MDISVWAPDAHNVYAIVDNRRIALQAKPDGTWHINLAPGTQYFLQLDDSDLKLPDPRSMCQAAGAHGPSTVIDPQSFVFAAHDWVCPDLGGKVFYELHIGTFTPEGTFRSAIERLDDLVALGIDAIELMPINPIPGTRGWGYDSVSLFALNPHYGTAEDLVAFIDSAHTRGIAVCLDIVYNHFGPDGNYLAQFGPYFTHLHHTPWGDGVNFDGHNASHVRQYFIDNALMWVRDYRLDALRLDATDFLIDESSRHIVADISDNIAAYSRQSGRRITLIAENNSNTPRTLAPVGEGGWGMDMQWVDDVHHALHVWLTGEKNAFYIDHADHGTLAKAFTSGMTRTGQHSIFEGKPCGHPVPDHLSGHSFVVFDENHDQVGNRLIGDRPSHSLPLSDVAISRALILLSPFTPMLFMGEEWAATTPFMFFTDHGPEIGPHIKAGREKEFESWDLASVYPAGNTMIDPQDIRAFTLSKLNWSEAESGDHRRLRDFVRELIRLRKENADIASGDRHQTQFVLSPSRSSGWMRRGAILIIFARHANTTVDIPIEEEQVLTSWETVEFHSRQAFFAQPGVIVVNTKS; this is translated from the coding sequence ATGGATATTTCAGTGTGGGCACCAGATGCACACAATGTGTATGCCATCGTAGATAATCGCCGTATTGCTTTGCAGGCAAAGCCGGATGGTACTTGGCATATTAATCTTGCCCCAGGCACACAATATTTTTTACAACTTGACGATAGCGATCTAAAACTACCCGATCCGCGTTCAATGTGTCAGGCAGCCGGTGCTCACGGACCAAGTACTGTGATTGATCCACAATCTTTTGTTTTTGCAGCTCACGATTGGGTATGCCCAGATTTAGGGGGAAAGGTTTTTTATGAGCTTCATATCGGCACTTTCACCCCAGAAGGCACCTTTCGATCAGCAATTGAAAGGCTCGATGATTTAGTTGCTCTTGGTATTGATGCCATTGAACTAATGCCTATCAACCCAATTCCTGGAACACGTGGCTGGGGGTACGATTCAGTTTCTCTCTTCGCGCTCAACCCACACTATGGCACTGCCGAAGATCTTGTCGCATTTATTGATAGCGCACATACCCGTGGTATCGCAGTGTGCCTTGATATTGTTTACAATCATTTCGGCCCCGATGGTAACTATTTAGCACAGTTTGGCCCGTATTTCACACATCTTCATCATACTCCGTGGGGTGATGGTGTAAATTTTGATGGCCACAACGCTTCTCATGTACGCCAGTATTTCATTGACAATGCGCTCATGTGGGTTCGTGATTATCGTTTAGATGCCTTGCGTCTAGATGCTACTGATTTCCTTATTGACGAATCGTCCCGGCATATTGTGGCAGATATTTCCGATAATATTGCTGCCTACAGTAGACAAAGCGGCCGGCGAATCACTCTTATTGCCGAAAATAACAGCAATACTCCACGTACGCTGGCACCGGTTGGCGAGGGCGGCTGGGGCATGGATATGCAATGGGTCGACGATGTCCATCATGCTTTACACGTATGGCTAACGGGAGAGAAAAACGCATTTTATATCGACCACGCCGATCACGGAACGCTTGCCAAGGCTTTTACCTCTGGCATGACCCGAACTGGACAACATTCCATATTTGAAGGTAAACCATGCGGCCATCCGGTCCCTGATCATCTCAGTGGCCATAGTTTCGTTGTTTTCGATGAAAACCATGACCAAGTTGGAAACCGCCTTATTGGCGACCGCCCCTCACATTCACTTCCGCTATCAGATGTCGCTATTTCACGAGCCTTAATTTTACTATCCCCATTTACTCCGATGCTTTTTATGGGCGAAGAATGGGCAGCTACGACTCCTTTTATGTTCTTCACTGATCACGGTCCTGAAATTGGACCGCATATTAAAGCTGGCCGAGAAAAAGAATTTGAATCATGGGATTTAGCCTCAGTTTATCCAGCTGGGAATACAATGATAGATCCTCAAGATATCAGGGCCTTTACCCTGTCAAAACTCAACTGGTCCGAAGCTGAAAGCGGCGATCATCGCCGACTGCGCGATTTTGTCCGTGAGCTTATTCGACTCCGTAAGGAAAACGCCGATATTGCCAGTGGCGATCGTCATCAGACGCAATTCGTTCTTTCGCCATCTCGCAGTAGTGGCTGGATGAGACGTGGAGCTATTCTTATCATCTTTGCTCGGCACGCTAATACAACTGTTGATATTCCGATAGAAGAAGAACAGGTTCTTACTTCATGGGAAACTGTCGAGTTCCATTCACGGCAGGCATTCTTTGCACAACCTGGTGTAATTGTGGTCAATACTAAGAGTTAG
- a CDS encoding DUF3000 domain-containing protein — MDNNQPTAEFLTALESLKGQSFRSGFHVVQIPPPTRIAPWSVALQAEINESPSKDPDSFRGSAKFVVLHDPAGQEAWNGTFRIVMHAQAPVESDLGDDPLLGEVAWSWLPESLAHAGADFHSLNGTVTRVFNETFGGLYIDSSRIDLEIRASWTPTSEFLTQHLHAWEHFCITMAGLPPEQTITSLPRRIERV, encoded by the coding sequence GTGGATAACAATCAACCAACTGCAGAATTTCTTACTGCCCTTGAGTCACTGAAAGGGCAGAGTTTTCGTTCTGGATTTCATGTTGTCCAAATTCCGCCTCCTACCCGAATAGCACCATGGAGTGTTGCGTTACAGGCTGAAATCAACGAGTCCCCATCGAAAGATCCAGATTCCTTCCGGGGCAGTGCCAAATTTGTTGTACTACACGATCCTGCTGGCCAGGAAGCTTGGAATGGCACGTTTCGAATTGTTATGCACGCACAAGCGCCGGTTGAATCAGACCTTGGAGATGATCCGCTACTTGGCGAAGTCGCCTGGTCGTGGTTGCCCGAATCATTAGCTCATGCTGGAGCAGATTTTCATTCATTGAATGGAACGGTAACCCGGGTATTTAATGAAACATTTGGTGGTCTCTACATCGATTCGTCACGTATCGATCTGGAAATACGTGCGTCTTGGACTCCAACATCTGAATTCTTAACCCAGCACCTGCACGCGTGGGAACATTTTTGTATTACAATGGCCGGGCTTCCACCAGAACAAACCATTACCAGCTTGCCACGACGAATTGAAAGAGTCTGA